A window from Mesorhizobium sp. WSM2240 encodes these proteins:
- a CDS encoding molybdopterin-dependent oxidoreductase — MQIDEAREVRTTCPYCGVGCGVLAKVAADGEVSVRGDPDHPANFGRLCSKGSALAETLGLEERLLHPEIRGRRADWDEALDLVASTFSSTIAEHGPDSVAFYVSGQLLTEDYYVANKLMKGFIGSANIDTNSRLCMASSVAGHRRAFGSDTVPGTYEDLELADLIVLVGSNLAWCHPVLYQRIVAAKEKRPGMKIVLVDPRRTMTADIADLHLAIAPDGDVALFSGLLAFLAERDALDRDYIAANTTGFEAALAAASESGMAEIARRTGLDEETLLRFFTLFADTPKTVTVYSQGVNQSASGTDKVNAIINCHLATGRIGKPGAGPFSVTGQPNAMGGREVGGLANMLAAHMEIENPIHRDRVRRFWNARAVAEKPGLKAVDMFRAVADGRIKALWIMATNPVDSMPDADVVEAAIKGCPFVVVSDVSAEADTIRHAHVKLPAAAWGEKDGTVTNSERRISRQRPFLPMPGEARPDWWIMAEVGKRMGFSDAFSHAAPAELFAEHAALSGFENGGERDFDIGAHAGIGTGAYEGLEPFQWPARALPSALRGGSEGSAGVGVAQDRAQSSPPRSALRIDPPCKGEGKAAAIRFFADGGFYTPDSKARFIAVRLATEASASGEYPMILNTGRVRDHWHTMTRTGQSPRLSQHLAEPFVEIHPADASRHGIGDADIVRVSSARGEVLVRALLTARQRQGSVFAPMHWTDRFSAKGRIDALVAPLTDAISGQPALKHAAVRIERFAARAFGFAVLRQRPVAIGADYWALARCRHGWRVELAFAKEIDWPGFAQTLFGADEGVEFLAYHDRDAGQHRIAAFDGEKLAGALFAAPGPVAVSRGWAADQLGETHAGQRSRFRIVAGRAGADRPDAGAMVCSCFSVGANQIAAAVAAGCASVEAIGEVLKAGTNCGSCRSEIRAIVNAGRVQAAE, encoded by the coding sequence ATGCAGATCGACGAAGCGCGCGAGGTGAGGACCACCTGCCCCTATTGCGGGGTGGGCTGCGGCGTGCTGGCGAAGGTCGCCGCGGACGGCGAAGTGAGCGTCCGCGGCGACCCCGACCATCCGGCCAATTTTGGCCGTCTCTGCTCCAAAGGGTCGGCGCTCGCCGAAACGCTTGGGCTGGAGGAGCGGCTGCTCCACCCGGAGATTCGCGGCCGCCGCGCCGACTGGGACGAGGCGCTCGACCTCGTCGCCTCGACCTTCTCCAGCACGATCGCCGAGCACGGCCCCGACTCGGTCGCGTTCTATGTCTCCGGCCAGTTGCTGACCGAGGATTACTACGTCGCCAACAAGCTGATGAAGGGATTCATCGGCTCGGCAAATATCGACACAAACTCCCGCCTCTGCATGGCCTCGTCGGTGGCCGGCCACCGCCGCGCCTTCGGATCGGATACCGTGCCGGGAACCTACGAGGACCTGGAACTTGCCGACCTCATCGTGCTTGTCGGCTCCAATCTCGCCTGGTGCCATCCGGTGCTCTACCAGCGCATCGTGGCGGCGAAGGAGAAGCGGCCCGGCATGAAGATCGTGCTGGTCGATCCGCGCCGGACGATGACCGCCGATATCGCCGACCTGCACCTCGCCATCGCGCCGGACGGCGATGTCGCGCTGTTTTCGGGCCTGCTGGCCTTCCTCGCCGAACGCGATGCGCTCGACCGCGACTATATCGCCGCGAACACCACCGGCTTCGAGGCGGCCCTGGCCGCCGCATCGGAATCCGGCATGGCGGAGATCGCGCGCCGGACCGGCCTCGACGAGGAGACGCTTCTCCGCTTCTTTACGCTTTTCGCCGATACGCCAAAAACGGTCACCGTTTACAGCCAGGGCGTCAATCAGTCGGCCTCGGGCACCGACAAGGTCAACGCCATCATCAACTGCCATCTGGCGACCGGCCGCATCGGCAAACCCGGCGCAGGGCCGTTTTCGGTCACGGGCCAACCCAACGCCATGGGCGGCCGCGAGGTCGGCGGGCTCGCCAACATGCTTGCCGCCCATATGGAGATCGAAAATCCGATCCATCGCGACCGCGTGCGGCGCTTCTGGAACGCGCGCGCAGTCGCGGAGAAGCCGGGGCTGAAGGCGGTCGACATGTTCCGCGCCGTGGCGGACGGGCGCATCAAGGCGCTGTGGATCATGGCCACCAATCCGGTGGACTCAATGCCGGACGCAGACGTGGTCGAGGCGGCCATCAAAGGTTGCCCGTTCGTGGTGGTGTCCGATGTCTCCGCCGAGGCCGACACAATCCGCCATGCCCATGTAAAACTGCCCGCCGCCGCCTGGGGTGAGAAGGACGGTACGGTGACCAATTCCGAGCGCCGCATCTCGCGCCAGCGGCCTTTCCTGCCCATGCCCGGCGAGGCGCGGCCGGACTGGTGGATAATGGCCGAGGTGGGGAAGCGGATGGGATTTTCCGACGCCTTTTCTCACGCTGCGCCGGCCGAGCTATTCGCCGAGCATGCCGCGCTTTCGGGCTTCGAGAATGGCGGCGAGAGGGATTTCGACATCGGCGCCCATGCCGGCATCGGCACGGGCGCCTATGAGGGATTGGAGCCGTTCCAATGGCCGGCGCGGGCTTTACCCTCCGCCTTGCGGGGAGGGTCGGAAGGCAGCGCCGGGGTGGGGGTGGCGCAGGACAGAGCTCAATCGTCTCCGCCCCGATCCGCCTTGCGGATCGACCCTCCCTGCAAAGGGGAGGGTAAGGCTGCCGCAATCCGCTTCTTCGCCGATGGCGGCTTCTACACACCCGACAGCAAGGCACGCTTCATCGCCGTCCGCCTGGCCACTGAAGCCAGCGCCAGCGGCGAATACCCGATGATCCTCAACACCGGCCGGGTGCGCGATCACTGGCATACCATGACCAGGACCGGCCAAAGCCCGCGCTTGTCGCAGCATCTGGCGGAGCCTTTCGTCGAGATCCATCCGGCTGATGCCAGCCGCCACGGCATTGGCGACGCCGATATCGTCCGCGTATCGTCCGCCCGCGGCGAGGTGCTGGTCCGCGCGCTGCTGACCGCGCGCCAGCGCCAAGGCAGCGTATTCGCGCCGATGCACTGGACCGACAGGTTTTCGGCCAAGGGCCGCATCGACGCACTCGTCGCGCCGCTGACCGACGCGATTTCCGGCCAGCCGGCGCTGAAACACGCCGCGGTTCGGATCGAAAGATTTGCGGCGCGGGCGTTCGGTTTCGCGGTCCTGCGCCAGCGGCCGGTGGCGATCGGCGCCGACTACTGGGCGCTGGCCAGGTGCCGGCACGGATGGCGCGTCGAACTGGCCTTCGCCAAGGAAATAGACTGGCCGGGCTTCGCGCAAACGCTTTTCGGCGCGGATGAGGGCGTGGAATTTCTCGCCTATCACGATCGCGACGCCGGTCAGCACCGCATAGCCGCGTTCGACGGCGAAAAACTGGCTGGCGCGTTGTTCGCCGCACCGGGACCGGTGGCCGTCTCGCGCGGCTGGGCCGCCGACCAGCTCGGCGAAACCCATGCCGGCCAGCGAAGCCGCTTCCGGATCGTGGCCGGACGCGCCGGCGCCGACCGGCCCGATGCGGGCGCGATGGTCTGTTCCTGCTTCTCCGTGGGCGCAAACCAGATCGCAGCCGCCGTCGCCGCTGGGTGCGCCAGCGTCGAGGCTATCGGAGAAGTTCTCAAGGCGGGAACCAATTGCGGCTCATGCCGGTCCGAGATCAGGGCGATCGTCAACGCCGGCCGCGTCCAGGCCGCCGAGTAG
- a CDS encoding nitrate/nitrite transporter, which produces MTATSPAASSQDNAPGRALTMSTIAFTVCFAVWTIFSIIGVRIKDELGLSETQFGLLVGMPILTGSLVRVALGIWTDRYGGRLVYTATMLAAAIATFLLAFAQTYAQMLVAALGVGLAGGSFAVGVAYVSRFFPAERQGTALGIFGVGNVGAAVTKFIAPFVLLAGGWQDVALIWAAVLGFMAFIFWFGTEDDPVIRQRRIHGGQPRSFWSEFAPLKDIRVWRFALYYFFAFGAFVALALWLPRYLIGVYGFGIATAGMIGAAYSVPASIFRAYGGVLSDRVGARTIMYWTFGVSAVATLILSLPPTDYIVYGIDGRMGFHLAVGPVAFIVVIFVLGFFMSLGKAAVYKHIPVYYPQNVGAVGGLVGMIGGLGGFILPILFGMLNDLTGLWTSCFMLLFVLVVVSFAWMHLAIRRMERKASDADQLAFAAQ; this is translated from the coding sequence ATGACCGCAACTTCTCCAGCCGCATCAAGCCAGGACAATGCTCCGGGCAGAGCGCTGACTATGTCGACAATCGCCTTCACCGTCTGCTTCGCCGTGTGGACGATCTTTTCCATCATCGGGGTGCGCATCAAGGATGAGCTCGGCCTGAGCGAGACGCAGTTCGGTCTGCTGGTCGGCATGCCGATCCTCACCGGCTCGCTCGTCCGGGTGGCGTTAGGGATCTGGACCGACCGCTATGGCGGCCGCCTTGTCTACACAGCGACCATGCTCGCTGCCGCCATAGCCACGTTCCTGCTGGCCTTCGCGCAAACCTACGCGCAGATGCTGGTCGCGGCCCTCGGCGTCGGGCTCGCCGGCGGATCCTTCGCGGTCGGCGTCGCCTATGTGTCTCGCTTCTTTCCGGCAGAGAGGCAGGGCACGGCGCTCGGCATTTTCGGCGTCGGCAATGTCGGGGCGGCGGTGACCAAGTTCATCGCTCCGTTCGTGCTGCTCGCCGGCGGCTGGCAGGATGTCGCCCTGATCTGGGCGGCGGTTCTCGGCTTCATGGCCTTCATCTTCTGGTTCGGCACGGAGGACGATCCCGTCATCCGCCAGCGCAGGATCCATGGCGGGCAGCCCAGGAGTTTCTGGAGCGAGTTCGCGCCGTTGAAGGACATTCGCGTCTGGCGCTTCGCGCTCTACTATTTCTTCGCCTTCGGCGCGTTCGTGGCGCTGGCGCTTTGGCTGCCGCGCTATCTGATCGGCGTCTACGGCTTCGGCATCGCCACGGCCGGCATGATCGGCGCGGCCTATTCGGTGCCGGCGTCGATCTTCCGGGCCTATGGCGGCGTGCTGTCCGACCGCGTCGGTGCGCGCACGATCATGTACTGGACGTTCGGGGTCTCGGCGGTTGCCACGTTGATCCTGTCGCTGCCGCCGACCGACTATATCGTATACGGCATAGACGGCCGGATGGGCTTTCACCTGGCCGTCGGACCTGTCGCCTTCATCGTCGTGATCTTCGTGCTCGGCTTCTTCATGAGCCTCGGCAAGGCGGCGGTCTATAAGCACATTCCCGTCTACTACCCGCAGAATGTCGGCGCCGTGGGCGGCCTGGTCGGCATGATCGGCGGGCTCGGCGGCTTCATCCTGCCGATCCTCTTCGGCATGCTCAACGACCTGACCGGGCTGTGGACCAGCTGCTTCATGCTGCTCTTCGTGCTGGTCGTGGTGTCGTTTGCCTGGATGCATCTCGCCATCCGCAGGATGGAGCGCAAGGCGAGCGACGCCGACCAACTCGCCTTTGCCGCGCAGTGA
- the nirB gene encoding nitrite reductase large subunit NirB, with protein MTEKLVIIGNGMAPGRMLEHLLEKAPGRYAITIFNAEPRVNYDRIMLSPVLSGEKDYEEIIIHGDGWYIKNGITLYKGHKIVAVDRSAKTVTSDHGVVEPYDRLVIATGSVPFIIPVPGNDLPGVLTYRDLDDVQAMLLAAQSRAKAVVIGGGLLGLEAAAGLSERGMDVTVLHVMPTLMERQLDPAAGYLLQRAVEERGIKVMTKANTKAIVGNGKVEGVELAGGTTVPASLVVMAVGIRPNAALAKDAGVTVNRGIVVDAGMRTSDPDIFALGECAEVGGQVYGLVAPLYEMARVAASHLAGDETAAFVHNDTPTKLKVTGIELFSLGDFADGDDRQEIVLRDASAGVYKRLVLKDDRIIGTVLYGETADGAWFNDLKKKQIDISEMRDTLIFGQAYQGGAPLDPMAAVAALPDDAEICGCNGVCKGTIAGSITAKGLTSLDDVRAHTKASASCGSCTGLVEQLMSLTLGDVYNPAAVQPMCGCTTLGHDDVRRLIKAKGLKTIPAVMQELEWKTSCGCAKCRPALNYYLVADWPDEYADDYQSRFINERVHANIQKDGTYSVVPRMWGGVTSSKELRAIADVVDRFDIPMVKVTGGQRIDMLGIRKEDLPAVWADLGKAGFVSGHAYAKGLRTVKTCVGSDWCRFGTQDSTGLGIRIEKFMWGSWTPAKVKMAVSGCPRNCAEATCKDVGVICVDSGFEIHFAGAAGLDIKGTEVLGLVKTEDEALEVIVALVQMYREQGRYLERIYKWAKRVGIAEVKRQILDDAEKRKDYYDRFVFSQKFAQVDPWTERASGKDKHEFRPMASVGFAEAAE; from the coding sequence ATGACAGAGAAACTCGTCATCATCGGCAATGGCATGGCGCCGGGAAGGATGCTAGAGCATCTGCTGGAGAAAGCGCCCGGCCGCTATGCCATCACCATCTTCAACGCCGAGCCGAGGGTCAATTACGACCGCATCATGCTGTCGCCGGTGCTCTCCGGCGAGAAGGATTATGAGGAAATCATCATCCACGGCGATGGCTGGTACATCAAGAACGGCATCACGCTATACAAAGGCCACAAGATCGTAGCGGTCGACCGCTCGGCGAAAACCGTGACCTCCGACCACGGCGTCGTGGAACCTTATGACAGACTGGTGATCGCAACCGGCTCGGTGCCTTTCATCATTCCGGTTCCCGGAAACGACTTGCCGGGCGTGCTGACCTATCGCGACCTCGACGACGTGCAGGCCATGCTGCTTGCGGCGCAGTCGCGGGCAAAGGCGGTGGTCATCGGCGGCGGTCTGCTCGGACTGGAGGCGGCGGCAGGCCTCAGCGAGCGCGGTATGGACGTCACCGTGCTCCATGTGATGCCGACGCTGATGGAGCGGCAGCTAGACCCTGCGGCGGGCTATCTCCTGCAGCGCGCCGTCGAGGAGCGCGGCATCAAGGTCATGACCAAGGCCAACACCAAGGCGATCGTCGGAAACGGCAAGGTGGAAGGCGTGGAACTGGCCGGCGGCACCACCGTGCCCGCCAGTCTGGTGGTGATGGCGGTCGGCATCCGGCCGAATGCAGCGCTCGCGAAGGACGCCGGGGTGACGGTTAATCGCGGCATCGTCGTCGATGCCGGCATGCGAACATCCGATCCCGACATCTTCGCGCTCGGCGAATGCGCCGAGGTGGGCGGTCAGGTCTACGGGCTCGTCGCGCCGCTCTACGAAATGGCGCGGGTGGCGGCATCGCATCTCGCCGGCGACGAAACCGCCGCCTTCGTGCACAACGATACGCCGACGAAGCTCAAGGTGACCGGCATCGAACTGTTCTCGCTTGGCGACTTCGCCGATGGCGACGACCGCCAGGAGATCGTGCTGCGCGACGCCTCCGCCGGCGTCTACAAGCGCCTCGTGCTCAAGGACGACCGCATCATCGGGACCGTGCTCTATGGCGAGACGGCCGACGGGGCATGGTTCAACGATCTGAAGAAGAAGCAGATCGACATTTCAGAGATGCGCGACACGCTCATCTTCGGCCAGGCCTATCAGGGAGGCGCTCCCCTGGACCCTATGGCGGCCGTTGCAGCCTTGCCGGATGATGCGGAAATCTGCGGCTGCAACGGCGTGTGCAAGGGAACGATCGCTGGCTCGATCACGGCCAAGGGACTGACCTCGCTCGACGATGTCAGGGCGCACACGAAGGCCTCGGCTTCCTGCGGCTCGTGCACCGGCCTGGTCGAGCAACTGATGTCGCTGACGCTGGGCGACGTCTACAACCCGGCGGCGGTCCAGCCGATGTGCGGCTGCACCACGCTCGGTCATGACGATGTCCGCCGGCTGATCAAGGCGAAGGGTTTGAAGACCATTCCCGCCGTCATGCAGGAACTGGAATGGAAGACTTCCTGCGGCTGCGCCAAATGCCGGCCGGCGCTGAATTATTATCTCGTGGCCGACTGGCCGGACGAATATGCCGACGATTACCAGTCGCGCTTCATTAACGAGCGCGTGCACGCCAACATCCAGAAGGACGGCACCTATTCGGTAGTGCCGCGCATGTGGGGCGGCGTGACCTCGTCCAAGGAGCTGCGCGCCATCGCCGACGTGGTCGACAGGTTCGATATCCCGATGGTGAAGGTGACCGGCGGCCAGCGCATAGACATGCTGGGTATCCGCAAAGAGGATTTGCCGGCGGTGTGGGCCGATCTCGGCAAGGCTGGCTTCGTCTCTGGCCACGCCTACGCCAAGGGGTTGCGCACGGTAAAGACCTGCGTCGGGTCGGACTGGTGCCGCTTCGGCACGCAGGATTCGACGGGGCTCGGCATCCGCATCGAGAAATTCATGTGGGGCTCGTGGACGCCGGCCAAGGTGAAGATGGCAGTGTCCGGCTGTCCACGCAACTGCGCCGAGGCGACCTGCAAGGATGTCGGCGTGATCTGCGTGGATTCAGGTTTCGAAATCCATTTCGCGGGTGCGGCCGGCCTCGACATCAAGGGCACCGAAGTGCTGGGTCTGGTGAAAACAGAGGACGAGGCGCTAGAGGTGATCGTGGCGCTCGTCCAGATGTACCGCGAGCAGGGCCGCTATCTCGAACGCATCTACAAATGGGCCAAGCGCGTCGGCATCGCCGAGGTCAAGCGCCAGATCCTGGACGATGCGGAGAAGCGCAAGGACTATTACGACCGCTTCGTCTTTTCCCAGAAATTCGCGCAGGTCGACCCGTGGACGGAGCGCGCCTCCGGCAAGGACAAGCACGAGTTCCGGCCGATGGCTTCGGTGGGATTTGCAGAGGCGGCGGAGTGA
- the nirD gene encoding nitrite reductase small subunit NirD, producing the protein MNWIAIGSITDIPQRGARCVATPQGKIAVFRTAEDQVFAIEDHCPHKGGPLSQGIVHGAAVTCPLHNWVISLETGKALGADEGAVKTIPVRVDGERLFIALEALASRAA; encoded by the coding sequence ATGAACTGGATTGCGATCGGCTCGATCACCGACATTCCCCAGCGCGGCGCGCGATGCGTGGCGACGCCGCAGGGCAAGATCGCCGTCTTCCGTACGGCGGAAGACCAGGTCTTCGCCATCGAAGACCATTGCCCGCACAAGGGTGGACCGCTGAGCCAAGGCATCGTGCACGGCGCGGCGGTGACCTGTCCGCTGCACAATTGGGTGATCTCGCTGGAGACCGGCAAGGCGCTCGGCGCTGACGAGGGCGCGGTGAAGACGATCCCGGTCAGGGTCGACGGCGAGAGGCTGTTCATCGCGCTCGAAGCGCTGGCCAGCCGCGCGGCCTGA
- a CDS encoding isochorismatase family protein, which yields MKRPLAIERGKTAALFIDLQEEHRKDRRYLVEGFDTILSNVGRLQQAARANGIPVLHSAYIVDLDSDTAPPLHPVTADGLSVFSDKSDPLTAVCLEVGPVNGEPLLIKAEASAFGAASPADDLKARGIEWLVVAGVWTEACIDATVRDAIALGFRVLLVKDACGSGTAAMHQTAILNLANRLYGGAVVDTDGACRLMAGETTDAWQVQGSVPLRFTFENAAELYRGL from the coding sequence ATGAAAAGACCACTAGCGATCGAGCGCGGCAAGACGGCCGCGCTCTTCATCGATCTGCAGGAAGAGCACCGCAAGGACCGGCGTTATCTGGTGGAGGGGTTCGATACGATACTTTCCAATGTCGGACGGCTCCAGCAGGCGGCGCGGGCAAACGGCATTCCGGTGCTCCACTCCGCCTATATCGTCGATCTGGACTCGGACACCGCGCCGCCTTTGCATCCGGTAACAGCGGATGGCCTATCGGTTTTCAGCGACAAGAGCGATCCGCTCACGGCGGTGTGTCTCGAGGTCGGCCCGGTCAACGGCGAACCGCTTTTAATCAAAGCTGAGGCCAGCGCCTTCGGTGCGGCTTCTCCCGCCGACGATCTCAAGGCTCGCGGCATCGAATGGCTGGTGGTCGCCGGCGTGTGGACCGAAGCGTGCATCGACGCGACCGTCAGGGATGCCATCGCGCTTGGCTTCCGTGTACTCCTGGTCAAGGACGCCTGCGGCAGCGGTACGGCGGCCATGCACCAGACCGCGATCCTGAACCTCGCCAACCGGCTCTATGGTGGCGCGGTGGTGGATACCGACGGCGCCTGCCGGCTGATGGCGGGAGAAACCACCGATGCCTGGCAGGTCCAGGGCTCAGTGCCGCTGCGCTTCACCTTCGAGAATGCTGCTGAGCTTTATCGCGGGCTTTGA
- a CDS encoding GlxA family transcriptional regulator: MAFSSVIEPLRAANTLAGSKCYSWITVGLSGDKIFASNGVGIEPDHSVRTAPVVDRIVVCSGGDADHVVAEEALVWIRRSLRAGAQIGAVADAAFFLARAGLLDGHSCTLHWTSQPAFREAFPDLDMRRDLYVIDRRRFTSAGGVGSLDMMLELIAKDYGAELAAGVAEWYVHSPLRSSVDRRMMPLRLRTGIRDELVLSAVAIMEDAVEDRLGMSDLARRLGVSPDKLERAFQLEFDTVPSAYYRSLRLRRAADLLAHSTLRIGEVALSCGFSNASSFSRAFKEQFGYAPNQARRRRAPAK, from the coding sequence ATGGCGTTCAGCTCGGTCATCGAGCCGTTGCGGGCGGCGAACACGCTCGCCGGCAGCAAGTGTTATTCCTGGATCACCGTCGGCCTGAGCGGCGACAAGATTTTCGCCTCCAACGGGGTCGGTATCGAACCCGATCACTCGGTCCGCACCGCGCCTGTGGTCGACCGCATCGTCGTGTGCTCGGGCGGCGACGCCGACCATGTCGTGGCCGAAGAAGCGCTGGTCTGGATAAGGCGCAGCCTGCGGGCCGGCGCACAGATCGGCGCGGTCGCCGATGCCGCTTTCTTCCTCGCCCGGGCCGGCCTGCTCGACGGCCATTCCTGCACGCTGCACTGGACCAGCCAGCCGGCCTTCCGCGAAGCCTTTCCCGACCTCGACATGCGGCGCGACCTGTACGTCATCGACCGCCGGCGCTTCACCTCCGCCGGCGGCGTCGGCAGCCTCGATATGATGCTGGAGCTGATCGCCAAGGACTATGGCGCGGAGCTCGCGGCGGGTGTCGCCGAATGGTATGTGCACAGCCCGCTGCGCTCGAGCGTCGACAGGCGGATGATGCCGCTGCGCCTCCGAACCGGCATCCGCGACGAACTGGTGTTGTCGGCGGTGGCGATCATGGAAGACGCAGTGGAGGACCGCCTCGGAATGTCGGACCTGGCCCGCCGGCTCGGCGTATCGCCCGACAAGCTCGAACGCGCATTCCAGCTGGAATTCGACACCGTTCCCAGTGCTTATTACCGGAGCCTGCGGCTCAGGCGCGCGGCGGATCTGCTGGCCCACTCGACGCTTCGGATAGGCGAAGTCGCCCTTTCCTGCGGCTTCTCCAACGCGTCGAGCTTCTCGCGCGCCTTCAAGGAGCAGTTTGGCTACGCGCCCAACCAGGCCAGGCGGCGCAGAGCACCGGCCAAATAG
- a CDS encoding Xaa-Pro peptidase family protein produces MSIVVFDPDSVDDVDFADRMRHPAAADPAGGMWLSDTEPSFIDADALRKGRLKKLRDWMRGAGYGAVVLFDPYNQRYATGSRNMFGYFLRNSTRYFFIPTEGPIVLFEYPQSYHVSMVLDTIDEARPSKLVWSSVSGRDDETAGPFADEITDLLKTHGCGSMKLGLDRCSHLQALALEKRGCEVKDCQGEILAVRAVKTPEEIKCLQVSMAGAEAAVAAVREAIKPGVSENDLFAIMYHEVIRQGGEFIETRLLTSGQRTNPWFNEASGRKLRPGELVALDTDTIGCYGYYSDFSRTFRCGPGRPTDYQKSLYRMAHEQVQHNIGIIKPGMAFREIAEKAWKIPERFVEQRYTSVMHGVGMHGETPFIAHAMDYDTYGRDGHLVPGMVVSIESYIGEKGGREGVKLEDEVLITDTGTELLSRFPHEDEFLDGQI; encoded by the coding sequence ATGAGCATTGTTGTTTTCGATCCCGACAGCGTCGACGATGTCGATTTCGCCGACCGCATGCGCCATCCCGCCGCCGCCGATCCGGCAGGCGGCATGTGGCTGTCCGACACCGAGCCTTCCTTCATTGATGCGGATGCGCTGCGCAAGGGCCGGCTGAAGAAGCTGCGCGACTGGATGAGGGGGGCCGGCTACGGCGCGGTCGTGCTGTTCGACCCCTATAACCAGCGCTACGCCACCGGCTCGCGCAACATGTTCGGCTATTTCCTGCGCAATTCGACCCGGTATTTTTTCATCCCGACCGAAGGGCCGATCGTGCTGTTCGAGTATCCGCAGAGCTACCACGTCTCCATGGTGCTCGACACGATCGATGAGGCGCGGCCTTCGAAGCTGGTCTGGTCGTCCGTGTCGGGCCGCGACGACGAGACCGCGGGTCCGTTCGCCGACGAGATCACTGATCTGCTGAAGACCCATGGCTGCGGCTCGATGAAGCTCGGGCTCGACCGCTGCAGCCATCTTCAGGCGCTGGCGCTGGAAAAGCGCGGCTGCGAGGTAAAGGACTGCCAGGGCGAGATACTGGCGGTGAGGGCGGTGAAGACGCCCGAGGAGATCAAATGCCTGCAAGTCTCGATGGCAGGCGCGGAGGCAGCGGTCGCTGCCGTGCGCGAGGCGATCAAGCCCGGCGTTTCCGAGAATGATCTGTTTGCCATCATGTACCACGAGGTTATCCGGCAGGGTGGCGAGTTCATCGAGACGCGCCTGTTAACCTCCGGCCAGCGCACCAATCCCTGGTTCAACGAGGCCAGCGGCCGCAAGCTCAGGCCCGGCGAGCTGGTCGCGCTCGATACCGACACGATCGGCTGCTACGGCTACTATTCGGATTTCTCGCGCACCTTCCGCTGCGGACCGGGAAGGCCGACCGACTACCAGAAGTCGCTCTACCGAATGGCGCATGAGCAGGTTCAGCACAATATCGGCATTATCAAGCCGGGCATGGCCTTCCGCGAGATCGCGGAAAAGGCGTGGAAGATCCCGGAACGCTTCGTCGAGCAGCGCTACACATCTGTCATGCACGGCGTGGGCATGCATGGCGAGACGCCGTTCATCGCACATGCGATGGACTACGACACCTATGGCCGCGACGGGCATCTGGTGCCCGGGATGGTGGTCAGCATCGAAAGCTATATCGGCGAGAAGGGCGGGCGCGAAGGCGTCAAGCTGGAGGACGAAGTGCTGATTACCGACACCGGTACCGAACTCCTGTCGCGCTTCCCCCATGAAGACGAATTCCTGGACGGGCAGATCTGA